In a genomic window of Occallatibacter riparius:
- a CDS encoding superoxide dismutase: MAYELPPLPYDYAALEPTIDAETMKLHHDKHHQAYVTNANGALEKHPELASKSVDELLADLNAIPEDVRTVLRNNAGGHSNHSMFWTIMGPAGQNNAPTGALADQIKADFGDFETFKKTFNETTAKQFGSGWGWLVWKGGKLAIITTPNQDSPLSQGLYPILGNDVWEHAYYLKYQNRRPEYLAAWWNVVNWQEVAKRFEKAKK, translated from the coding sequence ATGGCATACGAACTTCCACCGCTCCCTTACGACTACGCGGCGCTCGAGCCCACCATCGATGCCGAAACCATGAAGCTCCACCACGACAAGCATCACCAGGCTTACGTCACCAACGCCAACGGCGCCCTCGAGAAGCACCCCGAGCTCGCTTCCAAATCCGTGGATGAGCTGCTCGCCGACCTGAACGCGATCCCCGAGGATGTCCGCACCGTGCTGCGCAACAACGCCGGCGGCCACTCCAATCACTCCATGTTCTGGACCATCATGGGACCTGCCGGCCAGAATAACGCCCCCACCGGCGCCCTCGCCGACCAGATCAAGGCCGACTTCGGCGACTTCGAGACCTTCAAAAAGACCTTCAACGAAACCACCGCCAAGCAGTTCGGCTCCGGCTGGGGCTGGCTCGTCTGGAAGGGCGGCAAGCTCGCCATCATCACCACGCCCAACCAGGACTCGCCCCTCTCTCAGGGCCTCTACCCCATCCTCGGCAACGACGTCTGGGAGCACGCCTACTACCTCAAGTACCAGAACCGCCGCCCCGAGTACCTCGCCGCCTGGTGGAACGTAGTCAACTGGCAAGAAGTCGCCAAGCGCTTCGAAAAAGCGAAGAAGTAG
- the rpiB gene encoding ribose 5-phosphate isomerase B, producing the protein MKLVISADHAGFPLKEDVRAYLTKAGHEIVDLGAFNGNNPDDYPDFAELVGNAINEGVAKRGILICGSGVGVCVAANKIPGIRAGMCHDTYSAHQGVEHDDMNVVVLGARIIGAALAYEVVDAFIGAKFQATEERFKRRFNKVMAIEAKYRCGDGSTSKA; encoded by the coding sequence GTGAAGTTAGTTATCAGTGCGGACCATGCGGGCTTTCCTCTCAAGGAGGATGTGCGCGCGTACCTGACCAAGGCTGGGCACGAGATTGTCGATCTGGGCGCTTTCAACGGGAATAATCCGGATGATTATCCCGATTTCGCGGAGCTGGTCGGCAATGCGATCAATGAAGGCGTTGCGAAGCGCGGCATCCTGATCTGCGGGTCGGGTGTGGGCGTGTGTGTTGCGGCGAATAAGATTCCGGGGATTCGAGCGGGCATGTGCCACGACACCTATTCGGCGCACCAGGGCGTGGAGCACGATGACATGAACGTCGTGGTGTTGGGCGCGCGCATCATCGGCGCGGCGCTGGCGTATGAAGTTGTGGACGCATTTATTGGGGCGAAATTCCAGGCAACGGAAGAGCGGTTCAAACGGCGCTTCAATAAGGTCATGGCGATTGAAGCGAAGTACCGCTGCGGCGACGGTTCAACGAGCAAAGCATAA
- a CDS encoding glycoside hydrolase family 15 protein — protein sequence MNGHSLYRWLTQEGEAFGAPGVEPRWTSAVKDAVGTAYSASSRVWFTCSHGIVNEVYHPTIDHPQVRDMEFLITDGETFAHEEKRDLDSEFEYIHAETLGVRYVNRDREGRYALIKEIICDPHHSVLLTRVRLEGAPELVDRLKVYALLAPHLDGGGEGNSARAVDVAGYKVLAAWKDPWTLAMGASCGFSRVSCGFVGESDGWRDVMDGYRMDWEFGSATNGNIALFGELNLDCARNCGKAEGAREFTVAVGIGDTLHTSLQKTVSALVMPFEQHKSRFIDQWQRAANPEWLAEKAQDGGMLMRASHNVLLAHEDKTYSGAFVASASIPWGQAKSDDDLGGYHLVWTRDMVQTATAMLACGRVETARRALVYLACTQQPDGGFAQNFWVDGRPYWSGVQLDEVAFPIILAWRLWKQNGLGEMDVFPFVERAAGFLVKKAPITHQERWEENAGYSPSTLAAVIAALICAAEMARARGGMELAEFLEEFADWIEGHLEDWTVTNDGVLLPEVRRHYMRVRPPETGEAYWCESCGTEMIRLNNRPPKTRFEFEAREIIDGGFLELVRYGVRRADDPLVVDTLKVVDAVLKRELPQGPAWLRYNWDGYGDTADGGAFHGWGQGRPWPLLTGERAHYELAAGKDISNLIASYERYATPGQMLPEQVWDDGDIPERELYAGMPAGSATPLVWAHAEYLKLLRSALDGKVFDRVDPVYERYCTENGRQAVRRGIEIYSRRRPVQRINAGETLRILDPEHFELVWSTDGWKTTQSASSRGIGSTGFMVDVQTDAEGGRLSWTLHWPEMHPDSHPGDKGPPLGSSTPGRWLGYNVEVEIVSG from the coding sequence ATGAACGGACATTCTCTTTATCGCTGGCTGACGCAGGAGGGCGAGGCTTTTGGTGCGCCCGGGGTGGAACCACGCTGGACATCGGCTGTGAAAGATGCGGTGGGCACGGCCTACTCCGCTTCGAGCCGGGTGTGGTTCACGTGCTCGCACGGCATTGTGAACGAGGTGTATCACCCGACGATCGATCATCCGCAGGTGCGGGACATGGAGTTCCTGATTACGGATGGGGAGACGTTCGCGCACGAGGAGAAGCGCGATCTGGATTCGGAGTTTGAGTACATTCACGCGGAGACGCTGGGTGTGCGCTATGTGAATCGCGATCGCGAGGGTCGGTATGCACTGATCAAGGAGATCATTTGCGATCCGCACCACTCGGTGCTGCTGACGCGTGTACGGCTGGAGGGCGCGCCCGAGCTGGTGGACCGGCTAAAGGTATATGCGCTGCTGGCTCCGCACCTGGATGGCGGGGGCGAGGGGAACTCAGCACGCGCGGTGGATGTGGCGGGCTACAAGGTGCTGGCGGCGTGGAAGGATCCGTGGACGCTGGCGATGGGGGCGAGCTGCGGGTTCTCGCGGGTGAGCTGCGGGTTTGTGGGCGAGAGCGATGGCTGGCGCGACGTGATGGACGGCTACCGGATGGACTGGGAGTTCGGGTCGGCGACGAACGGCAACATTGCGCTGTTTGGGGAGCTGAACCTGGACTGCGCGCGCAACTGCGGAAAGGCCGAAGGGGCGCGGGAGTTCACGGTGGCGGTGGGGATTGGCGATACGCTGCACACCTCGCTGCAAAAGACGGTGAGCGCGCTGGTGATGCCGTTTGAGCAACACAAGTCACGGTTCATCGACCAGTGGCAGAGGGCAGCGAACCCGGAGTGGCTGGCGGAGAAGGCGCAAGACGGCGGGATGCTGATGCGGGCAAGCCACAACGTCCTGCTGGCGCATGAGGACAAGACGTACTCGGGCGCGTTTGTGGCGTCCGCGTCGATTCCGTGGGGACAAGCGAAGAGCGACGATGACCTGGGCGGCTATCACCTGGTGTGGACGCGCGACATGGTGCAGACGGCGACGGCGATGCTGGCGTGCGGACGGGTGGAGACGGCGCGAAGAGCGCTGGTTTATCTCGCGTGTACGCAGCAGCCAGATGGGGGATTCGCCCAGAACTTCTGGGTGGATGGAAGGCCTTACTGGAGCGGCGTGCAGCTGGACGAGGTGGCGTTTCCGATCATTCTGGCGTGGCGGCTTTGGAAGCAGAATGGGCTGGGCGAGATGGACGTGTTTCCGTTTGTGGAGCGCGCGGCGGGGTTCCTGGTGAAGAAGGCGCCGATTACGCACCAGGAACGCTGGGAAGAGAATGCGGGGTATTCGCCGTCGACGCTGGCGGCGGTGATTGCTGCGCTGATTTGCGCGGCGGAGATGGCACGGGCGCGCGGGGGCATGGAGCTGGCGGAGTTTCTGGAGGAGTTTGCCGACTGGATCGAGGGGCATCTCGAAGACTGGACGGTTACCAATGATGGCGTTCTGCTGCCGGAGGTGAGGCGGCACTATATGCGAGTGCGGCCGCCGGAGACGGGCGAGGCCTACTGGTGCGAGAGCTGCGGGACGGAGATGATCCGGCTGAATAACAGGCCGCCGAAGACGCGGTTCGAGTTTGAGGCGCGAGAGATCATCGACGGAGGGTTTCTGGAGCTGGTGCGGTATGGCGTGCGCAGAGCGGACGATCCTCTGGTGGTGGATACGCTGAAGGTGGTGGATGCGGTGTTGAAGCGCGAGCTGCCGCAAGGACCGGCGTGGCTGCGCTACAACTGGGACGGCTACGGAGACACTGCGGACGGCGGCGCGTTTCATGGATGGGGCCAAGGGCGGCCGTGGCCTCTGCTGACGGGCGAGAGGGCGCACTATGAGCTGGCAGCGGGAAAGGATATTTCGAACCTGATTGCGAGCTATGAGCGGTATGCAACGCCGGGGCAGATGTTGCCGGAGCAGGTCTGGGACGATGGGGATATTCCCGAGCGCGAGTTGTATGCGGGGATGCCGGCGGGATCGGCGACTCCGCTGGTGTGGGCGCATGCGGAGTATCTGAAGCTGCTGCGATCGGCGCTGGATGGGAAGGTGTTTGATCGCGTGGACCCGGTGTATGAGCGCTACTGCACCGAGAATGGGCGGCAGGCGGTGCGGAGAGGCATCGAGATCTACAGCCGGCGGAGGCCGGTGCAGAGAATCAACGCAGGCGAGACGCTGCGCATCCTAGACCCGGAGCACTTTGAACTGGTGTGGTCGACGGACGGCTGGAAGACCACCCAGAGCGCGTCGAGCCGCGGAATTGGAAGCACAGGATTCATGGTGGATGTACAGACAGACGCGGAGGGCGGGCGGCTATCATGGACTTTGCATTGGCCGGAAATGCACCCGGATTCCCACCCCGGCGACAAGGGCCCTCCGCTGGGATCATCCACCCCCGGGCGCTGGCTTGGATACAATGTAGAGGTCGAGATTGTATCCGGATAA
- a CDS encoding tetratricopeptide repeat protein has translation MNRIRFHRASLGAACLLLTSLVASAQTAANNTSQTPSATVQIQREMNLGVAAYNKADYDMAVEHFQAALRLDPRMTTARAYLGIAVGRTITPALETPDNLRVGKRAIRLLQQVLAIEPDNLICREALARAYFDINELEEAREWSLNTLDLDALNPDAAYIIGVVDWMKARDNALDVLRSAGTYDDGKGNEDVRVDILEEIRVRNADVLDEAERYLKIAVENRENFEDAMRYLALVDRRKADLEYGSRNESELRDNDLAGYKQWVGKAMEVRNANSRKLANAKRPAIQNLRECVVFRNLMAPAQCVPPRVQPWPEEKQP, from the coding sequence ATGAATCGTATTCGCTTCCATCGGGCCAGTTTGGGAGCAGCATGCCTCCTGCTGACCAGCCTTGTGGCTTCTGCACAAACCGCAGCGAACAACACAAGCCAGACCCCCTCTGCAACTGTGCAGATTCAGCGCGAGATGAATCTGGGCGTTGCTGCCTACAACAAGGCGGACTACGACATGGCCGTCGAGCATTTTCAAGCAGCTCTGCGTCTGGATCCGCGAATGACTACCGCCAGAGCATACCTCGGCATTGCGGTCGGACGCACAATCACACCAGCGCTGGAAACTCCTGACAATCTGCGGGTAGGGAAGCGGGCGATCAGGCTCCTGCAACAGGTTCTGGCCATCGAGCCGGACAATCTGATTTGTCGGGAAGCGCTGGCGAGGGCATACTTCGATATCAACGAACTGGAAGAAGCCAGGGAGTGGTCTCTGAACACGCTCGACTTGGACGCCCTCAATCCTGATGCGGCGTACATCATCGGTGTCGTTGACTGGATGAAGGCAAGAGACAATGCGCTGGATGTTCTTCGTAGTGCGGGAACTTACGACGACGGCAAAGGCAATGAAGACGTTCGGGTCGACATCCTTGAAGAAATCCGAGTGAGAAATGCGGACGTTTTGGACGAAGCAGAGCGGTATCTGAAGATCGCAGTTGAAAATCGCGAGAACTTTGAGGACGCCATGCGATACCTGGCCCTCGTCGATCGGCGCAAGGCCGATCTGGAATACGGTTCTCGGAACGAGAGCGAACTCCGCGACAATGATCTCGCCGGTTACAAGCAGTGGGTCGGCAAGGCCATGGAGGTTCGGAACGCGAACAGCCGCAAGCTGGCGAACGCAAAGCGTCCGGCCATTCAGAATCTGCGCGAGTGCGTGGTCTTTCGCAATCTGATGGCCCCGGCGCAGTGCGTTCCCCCAAGGGTCCAACCCTGGCCCGAGGAGAAACAACCGTAA
- the gnd gene encoding phosphogluconate dehydrogenase (NAD(+)-dependent, decarboxylating), protein MQLGLIGLGKMGGNMAERLRLGGHQVIGFDFNAEAVQKLTESGNVGVSSLEDMAKKFDGRKAIWIMVPQGKPVDDTIAKLEPLLNKGDILIDGGNSNYKDSQRRHAEVTAKGFHFVDVGTSGGVWGLKEGYSMMIGGDKEPVGYLSPIFETLAPAKDKGWGHVGPAGSGHFVKMVHNGIEYGMMQAFAEGFTIMEKKEELDLNLAQISEIWRYGSVVRSWLLDLTADALSKNPTLDGLSAYVADSGEGRWTVFEAIDLNVSAPVITESLIRRIRSREENNFTDRMLAIMRNAFGGHAVKKD, encoded by the coding sequence ATGCAACTCGGTTTGATCGGCCTGGGCAAGATGGGTGGCAACATGGCGGAGCGTCTGCGGCTCGGCGGACACCAGGTGATTGGTTTCGATTTCAACGCGGAAGCCGTGCAAAAGCTGACGGAATCAGGCAACGTGGGCGTGTCGTCGCTTGAGGACATGGCGAAGAAGTTCGACGGGCGGAAGGCGATCTGGATCATGGTGCCGCAGGGCAAGCCTGTGGACGACACGATCGCCAAGTTAGAGCCGCTACTGAACAAGGGCGACATACTTATCGATGGCGGTAACTCGAATTACAAGGATTCGCAGCGGCGCCATGCGGAAGTTACTGCGAAGGGCTTCCACTTCGTGGATGTCGGCACATCGGGCGGCGTGTGGGGATTGAAGGAAGGCTACTCGATGATGATCGGCGGCGATAAGGAGCCGGTCGGGTATCTGTCGCCTATCTTCGAAACGCTTGCTCCGGCGAAGGACAAGGGCTGGGGACACGTGGGACCAGCGGGCTCCGGGCATTTTGTGAAGATGGTGCACAACGGCATTGAGTACGGCATGATGCAGGCCTTCGCCGAAGGCTTCACCATCATGGAGAAGAAGGAAGAGCTGGATCTCAATCTCGCGCAGATTTCGGAGATATGGCGCTATGGCAGCGTGGTGCGGAGCTGGCTGCTGGATCTAACGGCAGATGCGCTCAGCAAGAATCCGACGCTAGATGGGCTGTCTGCGTATGTTGCGGATTCGGGTGAAGGACGCTGGACGGTGTTCGAGGCGATTGACCTGAATGTTTCGGCGCCGGTGATTACGGAGTCGCTGATACGACGTATTCGTTCGCGCGAAGAGAATAACTTCACCGATCGCATGCTGGCGATTATGCGCAATGCGTTCGGCGGACATGCGGTGAAGAAGGACTAA
- the tkt gene encoding transketolase, whose protein sequence is MTTSPATLSLDQLSIDTLRLLAVDTVQKANSGHPGAPLGCAPIAYLLYHKLMKHNPTHWKWSDRDRFVLSNGHASALLYSTLFLTGYPDMTLDQLKSFRQWHSKTPGHPESGEATGVEVTTGPLGQGFGMAVGMAIAEKHMAAVYNKPGFNIVDHHTYVLCGDGDLMEGISHEAASLAGTLQLGKLIVLYDDNLISLDGPTEWSYTEDVLKRFDAYHWHTSRVADGNDLAGIEKAIEEAKAVTDKPSLIAVRTIIGYGSPKAGTNAVHGEALGAANVAATKKFFGFPEDQSFYVPDEALKNWRQAVDRGKQAEADWNKLFDAYAKENPELAEQFKRSVVNKRKAGWEKALPTFGTEKKIATRNAGNQVMNAIANEVPELFGGAADLTASTKTIFKNSPHFAADPAGRNVFFGVREFGMCAAVNGMAAHEGLVPYGSTFFCFSDYCKPAIRLAALSRAHSIFVFTHDSIALGEDGPTHQPIEHLMMLRAVPDLTDYRPADANETAACWRLVLERNGAAFMALSRQDLPVIDAAKVDVYGGVSKGAYVLEDAANPQVILIGTGAEVWPCVEAKKLLEQEGIAARVVSMPSWEIYDEQSAEYKSSVLTRGVPKLAVEAGSPLGWWKYVGETGGVVGLDRFGASAPGPIALEKLGFSAANVAEQAKKVVKGRG, encoded by the coding sequence ATGACCACGAGCCCTGCGACCCTCTCCCTTGATCAACTGTCAATTGATACTCTGCGGCTGCTTGCCGTAGATACCGTGCAGAAGGCCAACAGCGGCCATCCGGGCGCGCCGCTGGGTTGCGCTCCCATCGCATACCTGCTTTATCACAAGCTCATGAAGCACAATCCGACGCACTGGAAGTGGTCGGACCGCGACCGGTTTGTGCTGTCGAATGGGCATGCTTCGGCGCTGCTGTATTCGACGTTGTTCCTCACGGGATACCCGGACATGACGCTCGACCAACTCAAGTCCTTCCGCCAATGGCATTCCAAGACGCCAGGGCATCCGGAGAGCGGCGAGGCCACCGGCGTCGAAGTGACGACCGGACCTCTGGGACAGGGCTTTGGAATGGCAGTGGGCATGGCGATCGCCGAGAAGCACATGGCCGCCGTGTACAACAAGCCCGGTTTCAATATTGTCGATCACCACACGTATGTGCTGTGCGGCGACGGCGATTTGATGGAAGGGATTTCGCACGAAGCTGCATCGCTGGCCGGAACGCTGCAGCTGGGCAAGCTGATTGTGCTTTACGACGACAACTTGATCTCGCTGGATGGGCCGACGGAGTGGAGCTACACGGAAGATGTGCTGAAGCGCTTCGATGCGTATCACTGGCACACGTCGCGCGTGGCGGACGGCAACGATCTGGCGGGCATTGAGAAGGCGATTGAAGAAGCGAAGGCTGTGACGGACAAGCCGTCGCTGATCGCGGTGCGCACGATCATCGGTTACGGAAGCCCAAAGGCCGGCACGAATGCTGTGCATGGCGAGGCGCTGGGCGCGGCGAACGTGGCGGCGACGAAGAAGTTCTTCGGGTTCCCCGAGGACCAGAGCTTCTATGTTCCGGATGAGGCGTTGAAGAACTGGCGGCAGGCGGTGGATCGCGGCAAGCAGGCCGAGGCTGACTGGAACAAGCTGTTCGACGCGTATGCGAAGGAGAATCCCGAGCTGGCGGAGCAGTTCAAGCGCTCGGTGGTGAACAAGCGTAAGGCGGGCTGGGAGAAGGCTCTGCCGACATTCGGAACCGAGAAGAAGATTGCAACGCGCAATGCCGGCAACCAGGTGATGAACGCGATTGCGAACGAGGTGCCGGAGCTGTTTGGCGGCGCGGCGGACCTTACTGCTTCGACGAAGACGATTTTCAAGAACAGCCCGCATTTCGCGGCGGACCCGGCGGGACGAAATGTGTTCTTCGGCGTGCGCGAGTTTGGGATGTGCGCGGCGGTGAACGGCATGGCGGCGCATGAGGGTCTGGTGCCTTACGGGTCGACGTTCTTCTGCTTCAGCGACTACTGCAAGCCGGCGATCAGGCTGGCAGCGCTGTCGCGGGCGCACTCGATCTTTGTGTTCACGCACGACTCGATTGCGTTGGGCGAAGACGGGCCGACGCATCAGCCGATCGAGCACCTGATGATGCTGCGCGCGGTTCCGGATTTGACGGATTATCGGCCGGCGGATGCGAATGAGACGGCTGCATGCTGGCGGCTGGTTCTGGAGCGCAACGGAGCGGCCTTCATGGCGCTGAGCCGGCAGGATCTGCCGGTGATTGACGCGGCGAAGGTGGATGTCTACGGCGGCGTGAGCAAGGGCGCTTATGTGCTGGAGGATGCTGCGAATCCGCAGGTGATCCTGATTGGAACGGGCGCGGAAGTATGGCCATGCGTGGAAGCGAAGAAGCTGCTGGAACAGGAAGGCATTGCAGCGCGCGTGGTGAGCATGCCGAGCTGGGAGATTTACGACGAGCAGAGCGCCGAGTATAAGAGCAGCGTGCTGACGCGTGGGGTTCCGAAGCTGGCCGTGGAAGCGGGATCGCCGCTGGGCTGGTGGAAGTATGTCGGCGAGACCGGCGGCGTGGTGGGGCTGGATCGCTTTGGGGCTTCGGCTCCGGGGCCAATTGCGCTGGAGAAGCTTGGATTCAGCGCGGCGAATGTGGCTGAGCAGGCGAAGAAGGTGGTTAAAGGCAGGGGTTAG
- a CDS encoding HAD family hydrolase, protein MFPFDVILFDVGGVLLTNGWDHCERNVVLDQFGLDRAEFEARHPEANDAWERDAITAKEYLDATVFYEPRDFTADDFMQALFAQSVPLPQGALSILQELAASGRWMLGCLNNEAREPNEYRFQKYNLRDAFDVALSSCYVGLRKPHKEMYKRALDILGKPAERILFIDDRAENAKGARDAGMKAIRFEGAEQLRRDLETLGVY, encoded by the coding sequence ATGTTCCCCTTCGACGTGATCTTGTTTGACGTAGGCGGTGTGCTGCTTACGAATGGGTGGGATCATTGCGAGCGCAACGTGGTGCTGGACCAGTTTGGGCTGGACCGCGCGGAGTTTGAGGCGCGGCATCCTGAAGCCAATGACGCGTGGGAACGCGATGCCATCACCGCGAAGGAATACCTGGATGCGACCGTGTTCTACGAGCCGCGTGATTTCACCGCGGACGATTTCATGCAGGCGCTGTTTGCGCAGTCGGTGCCGTTGCCGCAGGGCGCATTAAGCATCCTTCAGGAATTGGCGGCATCTGGTAGGTGGATGCTTGGCTGCTTGAATAATGAGGCACGCGAGCCGAACGAGTACCGGTTTCAGAAATACAATTTGCGCGATGCGTTCGATGTGGCTCTAAGCTCTTGCTATGTGGGGCTGAGGAAGCCGCATAAGGAAATGTACAAGCGGGCTCTCGATATTCTAGGCAAGCCGGCGGAACGGATCCTGTTCATTGATGACCGCGCGGAGAATGCGAAGGGTGCGCGGGACGCGGGGATGAAGGCTATTCGATTTGAAGGCGCCGAGCAGTTGCGGCGTGATCTGGAGACTCTAGGCGTTTATTGA
- a CDS encoding DUF4382 domain-containing protein, whose amino-acid sequence MKTRKNLRYFFGFWQAGIALFCLLVAALVMAACSSGNSSSGGPTSQMATVNTHLSDPATCEAPTGPFSHVYVTITDVKAHTSASAGANDSGWADLTPNMKPTQIDLLGQANNKCFLATLGDSQQLQAGNYQQIRLILAGDGTSVSGNVCGSAANCVQLGSDSSFHPLLLSSESKTGLKISSGQIGGGGFNIAAGQTKDLDIDFSTCESIVKEGNGQYRLKPVLHAGEVSTTSTSINGKVLDKATGNPVGGTVMVAVEQKDSTGVDRIFQSTLTGADGGFVFCPLPAGTYDVVIVGTRTDGVLYAPAIITGVSVGSTVGSVDLYLPSVVTSSSLTLAGLVTSQNTTNAATVADVSLSTTEQVNATTYTIPLPPTSTQSSVTMSVETAASTSALTCPANTDCAAYSITVPSSAAYIAAWSASGVTLALSTSPASYVVDGMAFVPGSGGSPSCNPSELQAAAYGATSIGPVQTLAFVQCQ is encoded by the coding sequence ATGAAAACAAGGAAGAACCTGAGGTACTTTTTCGGTTTTTGGCAAGCGGGAATTGCTCTTTTCTGCTTGCTCGTGGCTGCGCTGGTAATGGCGGCCTGTAGTAGCGGCAACTCCAGTTCAGGCGGCCCCACGTCGCAGATGGCGACGGTGAATACGCACCTGAGCGACCCGGCAACATGCGAGGCTCCAACCGGGCCGTTTTCGCATGTCTATGTGACGATTACGGATGTCAAGGCGCATACGAGCGCATCCGCCGGCGCGAATGACAGCGGATGGGCGGATCTGACGCCGAACATGAAGCCGACGCAGATCGATCTGCTGGGGCAAGCGAATAACAAGTGCTTCCTGGCGACGCTGGGCGATTCGCAGCAGTTGCAGGCGGGGAATTATCAGCAGATCCGATTGATTCTGGCGGGGGACGGAACGAGCGTTTCCGGGAACGTGTGCGGAAGCGCAGCGAACTGCGTGCAGCTGGGGTCGGATTCGAGCTTTCACCCGCTGCTGCTGTCGAGCGAGTCCAAGACGGGGCTCAAAATTTCTTCAGGACAGATTGGCGGCGGAGGGTTCAACATCGCCGCGGGCCAGACGAAGGATCTGGACATCGACTTCAGTACGTGCGAGTCGATTGTGAAGGAAGGAAACGGGCAGTATCGGCTGAAGCCGGTGTTGCATGCGGGCGAGGTCAGCACGACTTCGACATCGATTAACGGCAAGGTGCTGGACAAGGCGACCGGAAATCCTGTGGGCGGCACCGTGATGGTTGCGGTGGAGCAGAAGGATTCGACGGGCGTGGATCGGATCTTCCAGTCGACGCTGACGGGGGCGGATGGCGGATTCGTGTTCTGTCCGCTGCCGGCGGGGACCTACGACGTGGTGATTGTGGGAACGCGCACGGATGGCGTGCTGTATGCGCCTGCGATCATTACGGGGGTTTCGGTGGGCAGCACGGTGGGTTCGGTGGACCTTTATCTGCCGAGCGTGGTGACGTCCAGCTCCCTGACGCTGGCCGGGCTGGTGACATCACAGAACACAACCAATGCCGCGACGGTTGCGGATGTCTCGCTGAGCACGACGGAACAGGTGAACGCGACGACGTATACGATTCCGTTACCGCCTACGTCGACGCAGAGCTCGGTGACGATGTCTGTGGAGACGGCTGCATCGACTTCGGCGTTGACCTGCCCCGCGAATACGGACTGCGCGGCTTACTCGATCACGGTTCCGTCGAGCGCGGCGTATATCGCGGCGTGGTCCGCGAGCGGGGTCACGCTGGCGCTGAGCACTTCGCCGGCGAGCTACGTGGTGGATGGGATGGCGTTCGTGCCAGGATCGGGCGGATCGCCGAGCTGCAATCCGAGCGAGCTGCAGGCAGCGGCGTATGGTGCGACATCGATCGGGCCGGTGCAGACGCTGGCGTTTGTGCAGTGCCAGTGA